gaagtaataaaaaaagataaactagcagtactgcatcagtttgacaggtgtTCTGGCCAACTGTTATCATGTGTgattgtgaacgatttgaataaacaacaagggagatatggagttagataactttttggtcattttgctaaaaaaattggatttccgcaactagtatttcattaccatatatacgtttaatcaggtgaacattataccatttcgataacctattgtatagagtactttatggtacagaacaccaatccagttggttttccaagaagtcaaaaccattacttgaataatttttgggactgtggggtaaaagtacgcacgAACCAGtagggcaagagtacgcatatgaatcttcaagttgatgtcaaacccgtatctccggccgaaataagacttcttccaaagcgtaaagatccacagctaagaaaaaagggacagaattcgaaattatcacaagtttttaggataagttgaagtaattcggtgttagaaaggacttagcgaacaaagcactgaagcgaagtaatgaaattgtattaggacttgttgtgcacctaaacatagtacaaaaatacaatttcatctaaatggtAATATCATTTaaacaaaagaaacattcataaattacgcaacgtttagctgggaggggttgcgagatgtatgaagatccatataatttttagaggattcatacaaacagTGTAAGataagggggaggggtgatgaaatagccaaattttacgttacgtgattggtggactttctttaaggaaaatgcctttctatacgccacgcgaaacctgatatatattattacctctgtagtttttttgtatatatagaaAACactggtttttcgtatgaaagtgcacatttttaggaccccctccccctttatgagttacgtaatctttaaacatgccctaatatatgctcattaaacatcaattaaatgttattaactcttatttgtgttaatacatacttaaagcacatgattggataaatgtgTACTCTTACCGCACCCgatgcgtacttttaccccaccggtggggtaagagtgcgtttttcacttgtcttgcaataagggttctactaaaacgaatctcaataatttcaatattttttccactgggtaacataaaggacgagtatatgaatcatcgacactgatttgatatgcagaagcttgcttcataagggccacatgatcgattgaaaactaagtgcgtactcttgccccactctactctaaatATTTGAATTAATCGGTAAATCAGTGTATACTACGTTGAAAACAAAGCAGTGCCCATACTTCGCGTTATATCACTCGATATACACTGATGCACATAGGTATTCGTCATATTTCcatagtcttcttcttcttcttattggtattacatccccacactgggacagagccgcctcgcagcttagtgttaattaggcacttccacagttattaactgcgaggtttctaagccaagttaccagttttgcattcgtatattatgaggctaacatgatgatacttttatgcccagggaagtcgagacaatttcctattcgaaaattgtctagaccggcaccaggaatcgaacccagccaccctcagcatgatcttggtttgtagtcgcgcgtcttaccgcacggctaaggagggctccatATTTCCATAGTACTTTCTATGAAAAATGACGAATACTTTTGTCCATCAGTGTAGAGTAATTTGACGTCAATTTCGTACATCTAATTTTCATTAGTTATCAATTTTCACTATGATATAAATATTACCTCTTGTTGCATTACAAATTTAGTTGTTTGGTTGCTCAATTTATGGATTCTATGTGACAAGTTATTGTTCTGAAATggccaaaaaatataaatataatagaACAATTTAACCATATTTGTGTGTCTAGTGTCGACACGTGTAAACCCTACCCTGGGTTCGTGAcgattgtttgtttttatttaaaaaatgtgcaATAAAAAGAAAGCCTACAAAAGGTACACTTACCTCACGGGTGATCTCGCTGCATGCTTTTGTAATTTGTAACATGTATGTTGTGTTGGTGAAGATAATTGCTACGGGATCTGATGtaaataattattaataatattGTTATAATCATAGTGGACAATTGAATGAAAGATAAGCACATCTGGCGTATGATCTGTGGTTTCTTTCCTTATGCGAAGCACACGTTGAATTGTACAATTGCTTGGGACAATACTTCTATAGGAAGGAACGTGAGTAGGGAGTTCACGTGTTCTATTAAAATAATTCCTTTCCATGGATCTCATCATTTGCCGAAGTGAATCCGGATGAAatattgtagggtgctgtcaatacgatacaccgcgcggctgttgtaatgtttccaaaagcgcatttgcacaagattccacgcggcgtttcCCATTCGTTCCCAAGGAACCCGAACccgaaaggaacaaccgcaccccAGGAAACGCCGCACTGTTATCTCCCCATTAGAATCGAGTATAAGGGCAGCAAAAAACCCGGTGCGTCGTTTCCTCTGAGgagcgccgcgtgtacttttgggAAAATACGTTAATAATCCTTCTAGCTTACGCAATACCCTATTCCAAGGCcgtcatggagatgcagaggggttctcggtctctagtagcaacaagatACAAATGACCAATTCCTTCCTGTTCTATACTCAGCTTTCGTTAGAGTGTTGTCTCAATTACTCAATATTGTAATAGTTTTATAGTAAGGAGCAGGTAACTCAACCCAAACTAACCTCCTTTCGATCTCTTTCCTGACTGACCGTCGACCGATGCAGATGCACGAAAAGAATAGTAGTTTCACAAATTTGTAACCAGGAATCTGATATGAATTTAGTCTCGTGTGTGTCTCCCCATACTATACTTTCTTCCCTATATGTATTtgaggacaagcctcccggaatccaaaattaaATTCACTCATATTTTCAAGAGCACACCCcttaatacggaagcaacgcagcaaagctgaaatgcAAAGATGACAGTTCCGAGGTGAGGCTCGTGTTTAAGGACGTGGCTGGCACCGTTTTGAACTGAGAATGAGCTTtcaaaacgtgtacattgagaaaatAGATCCAATGCGCCATTTACTTGGTTCTCTATGAGATTTCGCAAGCAGTAGAGTTAGTATGCTTTATCTTACACAGCATTTTgggccaacattttgcgcttcctTCGGAGAGGTTTACGAAGACATACAATGTGTAACAAGTAAGAATGTAGAAACAATATGCTGCGAagtatagaaaaaaatgtaagtaAAACTGAATATTATTCTTATCATATTGAGATAACTTACCGAATGAAGTAATGTGTGAATAGCCAAAGGTCTCATTCATACATTCAATAATTTGATAACATTTTGTATGAACTATCGAGAAGAAGTTAACTTCAGTTTTCCAATACTTTAACGGCTTTGTCAACTTTTGTTCCTGTAAATATTAAAGCccccaaaaattatttttttttcaaattgttttttcATATCGTCTGCCTTTACGTTATTTGACGTTAGCTGGTTTAGTTTAAACAATGAGTTTAAACGATGGACTCGACGGTGCAGCTCCTTCAGCAAACTTAGGAAAGTGATGTTACCATTTACCATAACCAGTGTACAAAAAAAGCGATGCAAGCTACAATAAACACTTTCACAAAAATCGATGGATATCATAGAAATAGTTTGCAGCACAATACTGATTAAAACCGAAATAGCTGCTTTTATACTAAGGTTGCGATATAACGCATCATAATCAAACGTAGTTTTCAGCCGATGATAAAATTCGGAGTCTATTTGATCAAGGTAATGTAGAATATGATTATCTTGATTGTTCAACGAAATCAGAAGGGATTGGAGATGAAAGCTCAATGCAACCATTTCTAAGGCGAAAATTGATACCGTGTCTATTATTCCATTCATTACAGATTTCTGAAGGATCTCTGTAAAAGTATCAGCGAAACACTTAATGCATATAATTAAATTGACTGTCACGCATCCCATTAAGTATAGTAGGTACAGCTTCTTATGATGGTCGTATTTTAAAAGATTGGATGTTCCTAAAAACTGCTGAATTTTTAACGCCGGATTGAATGCACTTATTAAAGGGTATTCGTTGGACATACTTCTTAATAGTACGAATCGCAAACTCGAACTGTAGATAAATTTTGTTCTGAACTGAAGTAGATTGTGTTAACTGATAACCATTAGctatatttttgtgatttattagGAATCGTTCTCTATATTAATTGAGGCGATTTAAGCAGAATAATTGATTGAATATATctcagtcgatttttttttgagcgCACATGGTCATGGCTCAAATTGCTCTCAATATCTATGATCTATCTGCGTCACAATGCTTGAGATTATTTTTCTATTACATGGGTTACTATGAAATCGATTACCTCGAGCCTTTTCTGATTGactattaaattggttttagtGTCTGGCTCTTCCACCCTTCAAACAAAGGTGTCAAATTACTGGACTGCGCATAATCACAGAACGTGTTTTCAGGTGAGCAAATTGTTATTAAATTTGTGAAAAATTGTTCACAGATCTTTGTTGGACTCGAGTCACACGCCCTCTAATAGTTAAATCTTTTGAGCAACGGGTTGTTAAGAATGTTGACCGTACGAAAAATCGGTTATTATAGTTCGTAGACCGTAAACCTCATTTATTAAGGTCAAAGTAATTGTTTTATCATAAATATGTATTGTTCGAAGAACTTAGCGTTAATGGGCTACGATATCAATTATGTCCATGTTGAATTTGTAACTGTACGAAAAACGGTAAATAATTATGCGGGAAGGCTGGACATTATAATAATTCATTCTAGCTCTTAAATCTGTCGGGGAATACTTCTGGAGGAtgttaaccttagtaagatgttggggtcaatatgacccaaaacgaaacttcgaagtagaataactttttacctgataatccgatcgttctgaaatttcttgacttttaatattttgtggaaatgaagcatctgacatgaaaaaagtattttaaggtgcaacaggaacgaccccacaaaaaaagttacgaataagatattagggtcatattgacccagaaatgtaaatgcttataaaacagtcaaattataaccgaattacaaagtttatataccgttcgaaagataaacttatcaattttgtggctatgtggtgatatgctggttctggagacaatggccaccgggaaacgacttccacggggaccttgtcggtcatataaggggagcagaAAAATcactccatatatgccattcgatcgccaATTCTTCATAgtttctcttaaaacggtaatgtatggtccatgagagggcttccgacgaaagtggccactcctggtacatgctaggtgcccccggggaacccgtaggaggggacgtttccgttttagcaccaaagtatggcgtgcggcggctctttcgtcatgattttccacaaaataggtgattatgcgcttgaaatcgataattaaccacattggccactcttggagcctataaggtgcccccggggaactcgtaaaagaggacattttcggttttaacaccaaaatatgccgtgcggcggctctttcgtcatgattttccaccaaacagatggttatgcgtttgaaatcgataagtgaccacattggccactcctggtacaagcaaggtgcccccggggaacccgcaggactGGACATatccgttttagcaccacaatatgccgtgcggcgactttttcgtcatgattttccaccaaacagatggctatgcgcttgaaatcgataaattgccacattggccactcctggtacatgcaaggtgcccccggggaacccgtaggagaggacatttccgttttagcacgaaaatatgccgtgcggcggctctttcgtcatgattttccacaaaatagatgattatgcgctcgaaatcgataagtgaccacattggccactcttgcaGCCTATGAGGTGcacccaccaaacagatggtcgtgcgctcgaaatcgataagtgaccacattggctacatttggaacctatgaggttccctcggagaacacgtagaagatgacatttccatttttacaccaacatatagacctccggggaacccgtagaaggggacatttccatttttacaccaatataagccgtgcggcggctctttcggtgttttcccaccaaacagatggtcgtgCGCTCGAAATGGATAAGTGATCACATTGGttacatttgaaacctatgaggttccctgggagaacacgtagaagtgacatttccatttttacaccaacatatgtcatgcggcggctctttcgtcgtgatgttcctccaaataggtgccctagaaatcgattattgacatattgtccacccttagaacctatgaggtgcccgcgggagcccgtagaagagtacatttccatttttacaccaaaatatgccgtgcggtggcactttctttgttattttctaccaaacagatggtcatgtgcttggagttgattagtgatattgtctactcttggaacctttgaggtgccctgcgaacccgtaggagaggacattttcatggttatatcaaatgtactgtgccgcttgcggcagctTTATCTCCATGTTTTCCAACATATAGATGGTTATGCGTTTGAAATCGATTTAGATCACATTGTCTACCCTGGtcacaagtcttcaaaaagttggttatgcgcttgaaattgttctttatttgaaattgagtactgagtcaaataaaaaaaatagtttctggtttactgtgatggttccttcgaacagctctccaaggattttctattccacatctcgatattaccattagtcgatggtcccttcaatatcgactcatagaagtttgaggttttcaccgatcgccgtggacaatgacatgaaaacgcaacatttctgtgagactcctgcgggtaccttgtaggttgtagatattaagtttagaatgaatgaccgatttgatagaaaaaaaaacaagattaatctacctagtggtgatggtgcctttatcgttcgttcaaaagggttgagaattatataagaaaagtttattataacactaataggtagatagcAGTCTTCAAAGAGCATCCTCTTTCGACAATGATTCGCAAAAGCATGCgttaaaaaatgatttaaatttGGATAAACTTACATCCTCGCTTTTAATTGCTCATTTGCACACTTGATTGGAAATATCGCATCATTGATTCAAATCATTTCAGGCGATGATCTACCGAGTACTGAAAGGTGGCTCTGTGGTTATATGGCTAGTGGTGTCATATTCAATTGTGCCAATCTCTTGAGTGAGAGTTTGATTCTCTCGTCGAACTTTATCGTTTTTTATACTTTATTATATGGATTTGATTCGAGTGTTAGGACACACATGGTGTCGAATGCGAACTACATGTTTATtttgacgaaaaaaaaacttctagctGACAGCAGCAGCGAAAAATGTAGACCACAACCTTACGAGCACCAAATCTATAGAGCTCATCGTAATGAAACTGGCGATTCTATCTGTTGCGTGAAACCTAATGccatttattttgaaactttcatcATGTAAGAATTGTGGTTGGGAATTGACAAAATGGAAAACCTGGAATGGAATGAAATTATGTTTGACTGGTTTGAAATGCTAGTTGGCACCCGATGTACTAAATATGTTCATATTCGGGAAAACATCGGAAGCACCAGCAGCACATTTGGAAAAGTCATATAATGTAAAACAAGTCGGGCAATTATTTTCTCAACAGAATTCATTGAAGTTTTGGTCTTCGAACCTCTCGCTTTATTTCGAATGTAATTTCCTATTACAgaagcaaaatatgacacaatatcCAGTTGCTAACAACAATCGTCTTCGCGACGTAACAACGAGGTGGAAAGCAAACCGGTTACTAATAGTACGCGCCACGTGTTTGCCTTTGCCTAAAATCCAATGAAAGGATTCAAATCAATGATGTAGTATTTTCCAAAATGATGCAAGTGCATCAAAGCAATGATCACTTGACAAGTAGGGAGCATTCATTCTCCTGCTCCTTGGATTTTGTATCAATGCAACGAATTgcaaaggaacttttgaagactggtagatagctcttatttttcatatttatttatttgcattctaaaatttcctgctgaacgcaacttattgcaagccaatcggatgagcataagtgccagaaaagtgattttcccatgcaggtgctgaaattagtattttggccatagcttcggagcccatagcccgatctggccaattttcaataggaaacaatagggcaggattttgcgtcgaatgctatttaatgcgagcaaatcggttgaggaaagttCCTAAAAAGAGAGTCagattttgtgtgcacagatactttcaatggattcttcgcggcactccacaattaccgaaactgggcctggggttcccccgggttgatattagatttcaagagcataaccaactatttgatggaaaattatagtggaAGAGCCACTACACGGCATGTcttggaataaaaataaaaatatctccttgtacaggttccccggaagcacctcataggtttctaaagtggccaatgtggtcgctaatcgattttaagtgagtgagagtaagcacggaaatgtcctctcctatgagctccacggcggtacttcataggttccaaaatggaaaatgtggtcactttttcatttcggtataaaaacggaaatgtcaccatcaccatcaccatctattctgtggaaaatcatgGCGAAAGAGCCACCGCACAGCATATTTTGTTGCTTAATACgaaaatgtccctttctacgggttccccgggggtacctcataggttccaagagtggccaatgtggtcaattatcgatttcgagctgaataaccatctctttgatAAGAAAACACACCGAGAGAgtcaccgcacggcatatttcggtgttaaaacgaaaatgtcctattctacgggttccctggcgGCCCCTCATAGGTTCGAGGCGTtgtcaatgtggtcacttattgatttcaagcgcatcatctattttgtggaaaatcatgacgaaagagccgccgcacggcatactttggtgttaaaacggaaatgtcgcctcctgcgggttccctgggggcccctgacagattccaagagtggccaatgtggtcacttatcgatttcactggcataatcatctattttgtggcaaattatgacgaaagagctgccgcacgacatatgttggtgttaaaacggaaatgtcctcttttacgggttccccgggggcacctcataggctccaggagtagccaatgtggtcacttagcgatttcgagctgaataaccatctctttgagaaaacacaccgaaagagtcgccgcacggcatatttcggtgttaaaacggaaatgttccaTTCTACGGcttccctgggggcccctcatAGGTCCCAACCGTTGCCAATGtgatcacttatcgatttcaagcgcataatcatctattttgtggaaaatcacgacgaaagagccgccgcacggcatattttggcgctaaaacggaaatgtccccacTTACgagttccccgagggcacctcataggctccaagagtggccaatgtggtcaattatcgatttcgagcgcataatcatctattttgtggaaaatcattacgaaagagctgtcgcacgacatattttggtgttaaaacggaaatgtcccctcttaCGGGtttcccgagggcacctcaaaggttccaagagtggtcAATGTGGTCAGTtagcgatttcgagcgcattatcatctattttgtggaaaatcatgacgacagagccgccgcacggcatatttcggtgctaaaacggaaatgtccgctcctgcgggttccccagGGGCACcctgcatgtaccaggagtggccaatgtggtcacttatcgatttcaagcgcataaccatctgtttggtggaaaatcatgacgaaagagccgccgcacggtatattttggtgctaaaacggaaatgtcccctcctacgggttccccgggggcgcTTTGCATGTACCAgtagtggccactttcgtcggaagccctctcatggaccatacattaccgttttaagacaatttatgaagaatttgcgatcgaaaggcatatatggagcgatttttatgctccccttatatgaccgacaaggtccccgtggaagttgtttcccggtggccattgtctccagaaccagcttatcaccacatagccacaaaattgataaGTTTAtgtttcgaacggtatataaactttgtaattcggttaaaatttgactgttttataagcatttacatttctgggtcaatatgaccctaacatcttattcgtaagttttttctaatatccgaagaaggttaaggGAGGGAGGGACATCgcctatagacgaatccaagtaaaaataagaagaagacacacgacggtgttaactttgacagatcctacagcacagcatagggagatcatttcaaaatgcttataataaattctagacaaaatgtaattaaaatctgattgatgtacggtacggaaaaagttctaaattacatatctggaagcttatctcaattttttgaatattttccaaaaatgtatctatcatacagttcggaactttttccgtttcatacatcaatcagattttaattacattttgtctagaatttattataagcattttaaaatgatctccctatgctgtgctgtaggatctgtcaaagttaacaccgtcgtgtgtcttcttcttatttttacttgaatTCGTCTATGGGTGGCATGTGGCTGATGTGCTCGGGGCAGCAGTATGACGATAGCATTTTTGGGGCAGTTAGGATTGAGTTGAGTTttaatatttatgaaaatatctaaatattattatattttgatAAGCAATAACAATGCTTTCCTCCATTTTATTCAATCATCTTTTAGTATCATAAGTGATCAGCACTCGTAATATTATTTAATGGCACACACGGTACACATTTTTTCAACGCGGGAGTCAGCCGGCTGACCCAAGTTCGATCAAAACTGTAAAACTTGGTTAAattaaaacataaataaataaaataagtttgattatttttatttttaggcgTCACCCACCTTTTCTATTTTAGGTTTTAAAACTAAAACCAACGTAAATAATCATACTAAATAATCACAAACTACACATTCCTCTATCATGTCAATAAGCAtaggttttttgttttttggctATCACCGGAACCAGAAAACcaggctatagacatccctatctaactcccttagcctaaaaatagccaccatgtcccgggcacagtgtgcagataaaccgctgtcagttgcatgagatgtcaacaatcgtcaacaacaccaatgtttgtattgtcgcgcttatctttttctagaatgctgcggcggtcttacactcgcaggctcgactgcgaaggtaaacgtcaagatagccgccgtgttaaaagataggcagaattttcccgctcaaaacaaaaccacgtgcttttcacGAAATGACAActgtgttcgattgtattagtgagaggcaaccggagtcactgagtacatggagagtgtttatcatggcaagtgcatacggtgggtgagattttcattgactctgttatgtttagtgaccgttgcgattacctgagaagcaaccagcaggaaaccacagtattctattttatctcgagaagCATAATagcttgataattaaaaatatccacaacaataaaagagcaggatttatttttaaattctgctcaagcttttcacggtgaaataaaagacaaattgttgttctccatgtaagtaaaatcaaaattgatcatttaaataagttttgaatcaattaaactcattagtcatatttaatgaatattcccgattaaagttgaatattgaagaaagctgaatttggatgttttatgatgttaagcttttttagatttgacgtacgttgctcggcgttggtgttggtgttggctatgctaaacatgagctcttagcataggGGTGCAGAAAACAGACTAATGGGCCAAACaaaatggatacgtttgcgtgcgttttgacagttctcccatgggaaaactgtcaaaacgcacgcaaacgtatccattgtgtttggcccataaccGTTTCCCTTCGAATATATAACTCATCTCAAAAGTTTCCAAACAATAATAGACTCTATCATATCAATTCCAAACTGCATAAACCTCTATCGTGTTATAAACACAACCGTTACTCTTCCTACGAACAACAGTTACTGTTCTCTAATAAATAGGTTCCATAGCAGTCACTAGAGCCGGAAGCAGACAATACACCGCTTCAAACCCTCCTCCAAACAATTTTAATACCCGGAAACTGAACTGTTCGAACCCCTCATACGTAGAGGACGGGACGCTCGAGCCCACCAGTCAGTGAATGGAAAGGTCCGTTGTGATAAAGGGACTATCATTAAGCCCGGATAACTTGGGATAAGTCTTCTACGAGTCGAGTTCACATTGATTTTATTAGTATAGTACCATGAGTATAGTACCATGAATAAT
The nucleotide sequence above comes from Armigeres subalbatus isolate Guangzhou_Male chromosome 3, GZ_Asu_2, whole genome shotgun sequence. Encoded proteins:
- the LOC134223469 gene encoding gustatory receptor 68a-like; translated protein: MNETFGYSHITSFAYCFYILTCYTLYVFVNLSEGSAKCWPKMLYPVAIIFTNTTYMLQITKACSEITRENNNLSHRIHKLSNQTTKFVMQQETTIDLEMLSHQLMHQKLVFHTHYFFDIDLKLLNLMIGAVTTYLIILMQFGV